In Streptomyces sp. NBC_00448, the following are encoded in one genomic region:
- a CDS encoding MarR family winged helix-turn-helix transcriptional regulator has translation MRPHDPAGTPVPVSDGTAPAGSTPAGGTAADSTPAVAHRLSVAITRLRSRLRVEAGLHGTGLSISQLAVLGSVVHDGPVTAAWLATTQHVSPQSIAQNLAVLKAAGLVRGHRDPADGRKTLVTAEPSAARLLDTLESSRESFLTRALDALVPAGERADLERTIALLERLAAAELDDGEPKGPEGPEGSDDPKDVASPKGPAE, from the coding sequence ATGCGCCCACATGACCCCGCCGGCACCCCCGTGCCGGTTTCCGACGGCACCGCCCCGGCCGGCTCCACGCCCGCCGGCGGCACCGCGGCCGACAGCACGCCGGCGGTCGCCCACCGGCTCAGCGTGGCCATCACCCGCCTCCGCTCGCGCCTGCGGGTGGAGGCGGGACTGCACGGCACCGGACTGTCGATCTCGCAGCTCGCGGTGCTGGGCAGCGTGGTGCACGACGGTCCGGTCACCGCGGCCTGGCTGGCCACCACCCAGCACGTGAGCCCGCAGTCCATCGCCCAGAACCTGGCCGTACTCAAGGCGGCCGGCCTGGTGCGGGGCCACCGGGACCCGGCCGACGGCCGCAAGACCCTGGTGACCGCCGAGCCGTCCGCCGCGCGCCTGCTGGACACGTTGGAGTCCTCACGGGAGTCCTTCCTCACCCGGGCCCTGGACGCGCTGGTCCCGGCGGGGGAGCGCGCTGACCTGGAGCGCACGATCGCGCTGCTGGAGCGGCTCGCGGCGGCGGAACTCGACGACGGCGAGCCGAAGGGGCCGGAAGGTCCGGAGGGATCAGACGACCCGAAGGA
- a CDS encoding hemolysin family protein gives MVVFAVLLVIVAWLAACAEAGLARVSRFRAQDALRSGRRGAANLVAVASDPTRYLNVALLVRVACETAAAVLITVVADRHFDRTWQVLCVAIGVMVLVSYVAVGVSPRTIGRQHPMNTATAASYVLLPLARVMGPVPGLLILLGNALTPGKGFKRGPFASEAELRAAVDLAESESLIEDEERRMVHSVFELGDTIVREVMVPRTELVMIERFKTVRQGMTLALRSGFSRIPVTGESEDDVVGFVYLKDLARRVHINRDAESDPVSSLIRPAFFVPDTKNAGDLLREMQQQRNHVAVVVDEYGGTAGIVTIEDILEEIVGEITDEYDRETPPVERLGGGRFRVTARLDIGDLGELYGVPLDDDDVETVGGLLAKALGRVPIPGAVAVVPLPVDASAVGPDGTVALRLTAETQAGRRNRIGTVLVEPVSGAEASGATRVAGHPEPGAAGRGEGALGGDR, from the coding sequence ATGGTCGTCTTCGCCGTACTGCTCGTCATCGTCGCCTGGCTCGCGGCGTGCGCCGAGGCCGGGCTCGCCCGGGTCTCCCGGTTCCGCGCCCAGGACGCGCTGCGCTCCGGCCGGCGCGGGGCCGCGAACCTCGTCGCGGTCGCCTCCGACCCCACCCGCTACCTGAACGTGGCGCTGCTGGTGCGCGTCGCCTGCGAGACGGCCGCGGCCGTCCTGATCACGGTGGTCGCCGACCGGCACTTCGACCGCACCTGGCAGGTGCTGTGCGTCGCGATCGGCGTGATGGTGCTGGTGTCCTACGTGGCGGTCGGGGTCTCGCCGCGCACCATCGGCCGCCAGCACCCGATGAACACCGCGACCGCCGCGTCGTACGTCCTGCTGCCGCTGGCCCGGGTGATGGGGCCGGTGCCGGGGCTGCTGATCCTGCTGGGCAACGCGCTCACGCCCGGCAAGGGCTTCAAGCGCGGGCCGTTCGCGAGCGAGGCGGAGCTGCGGGCGGCCGTGGACCTCGCCGAGTCCGAGTCGCTGATCGAGGACGAGGAGCGCCGGATGGTGCACTCGGTCTTCGAGTTGGGCGACACGATCGTGCGCGAGGTGATGGTGCCGCGTACCGAACTCGTGATGATCGAACGCTTCAAGACGGTCCGTCAGGGGATGACGCTGGCGCTGCGCAGCGGCTTCTCCCGGATTCCGGTGACCGGGGAGAGCGAGGACGACGTGGTCGGCTTCGTCTACCTCAAGGACCTGGCGCGGCGGGTGCACATCAACCGCGATGCCGAGTCCGACCCGGTCTCCTCGCTGATCCGGCCGGCCTTCTTCGTGCCCGACACCAAGAACGCCGGGGACCTGCTGCGCGAGATGCAGCAGCAGCGCAACCACGTCGCGGTCGTGGTCGACGAGTACGGCGGCACCGCCGGCATCGTGACGATCGAGGACATCCTGGAGGAGATCGTCGGGGAGATCACCGACGAGTACGACCGGGAGACACCGCCGGTGGAGCGGCTGGGCGGCGGCCGGTTCCGGGTCACCGCGCGGCTGGACATCGGCGACCTCGGCGAGTTGTACGGCGTGCCGCTCGACGACGACGACGTGGAGACGGTCGGCGGCCTGCTGGCGAAGGCGCTGGGCCGGGTGCCGATCCCGGGCGCGGTCGCGGTGGTGCCGCTGCCGGTGGACGCGTCGGCGGTCGGACCGGACGGTACGGTCGCGCTGCGGCTGACCGCGGAGACGCAGGCGGGACGGCGGAACCGGATCGGCACGGTGCTGGTGGAGCCGGTGAGCGGTGCGGAGGCGTCGGGGGCGACGCGGGTCGCGGGCCACCCGGAGCCGGGCGCGGCGGGGCGTGGCGAGGGGGCGCTCGGCGGCGATCGGTAA
- the ybeY gene encoding rRNA maturation RNase YbeY → MAIDVNNESGWDIDDEAVLDAARYALHRMRIHPLSELSVIVVDAAAMEQLHLQWMNLPGPTDVMSFPMDELRPGKEDDEPEQGLLGDIVLCPEVAKKQGEEAPTKHSMDEELQLLTVHGLLHLLGYDHEEPEEKAEMFGLQKAILDGWRAERGVEGPSPAPTTR, encoded by the coding sequence ATGGCGATCGACGTCAACAACGAGTCCGGCTGGGATATCGACGACGAGGCGGTCCTGGACGCCGCCCGTTACGCCCTGCACCGGATGCGCATCCACCCGCTCTCCGAACTGTCGGTGATCGTGGTGGACGCCGCCGCGATGGAGCAACTCCACCTCCAGTGGATGAACCTCCCCGGCCCCACCGATGTCATGTCCTTCCCGATGGACGAGCTGCGGCCGGGCAAGGAGGACGACGAACCCGAGCAGGGCCTGCTCGGGGACATCGTGCTCTGCCCGGAGGTGGCGAAGAAGCAGGGCGAGGAGGCGCCGACGAAGCACTCCATGGACGAGGAACTGCAGTTGCTCACCGTGCACGGCCTGCTCCACCTGCTGGGGTACGACCACGAGGAGCCCGAGGAGAAGGCCGAGATGTTCGGCCTGCAGAAGGCGATCCTGGACGGCTGGCGGGCCGAGCGCGGTGTCGAGGGCCCCTCGCCCGCGCCCACCACCCGCTGA
- a CDS encoding PhoH family protein: protein MTQTPTQQQPQQPHQARAHFVVPAKHPMVTVLGSGDALLRVIEQAFPAVDIHVRGNEISAVGDAADVALVQRLFDEMMLVLRTGQPMTEDAVERSIAMLRANGTSADGEAETPAQVLTQNILSSRGRTIRPKTVNQKRYVDAIDRHTIVFGIGPAGTGKTYLAMAKAVQALQAKQVNRIILTRPAVEAGERLGFLPGTLYEKIDPYLRPLYDALHDMLDPDTIPRLMAAGTIEVAPLAYMRGRTLNDAFIILDEAQNTSAEQMKMFLTRLGFDSKIVITGDITQIDLPGGTKSGLRQVQDILFDVDDVHFSRLTSTDVVRHKLVGRIVDAYERYDNAQAEEESARGQDAGRGRGSGSGPKRK from the coding sequence ATGACTCAGACACCGACCCAGCAGCAGCCGCAGCAGCCGCATCAGGCGCGCGCGCACTTCGTCGTACCGGCCAAGCACCCCATGGTGACCGTCCTGGGCTCCGGTGACGCTCTTCTCCGCGTGATCGAGCAGGCGTTCCCGGCCGTCGACATCCACGTCAGGGGCAACGAGATCAGCGCGGTCGGCGACGCCGCCGACGTGGCTCTGGTCCAGCGGTTGTTCGACGAGATGATGCTGGTGCTGCGCACCGGCCAGCCCATGACGGAGGACGCCGTCGAGCGCTCGATCGCGATGCTCCGGGCGAACGGGACGTCGGCCGACGGCGAGGCGGAGACGCCCGCCCAGGTCCTCACCCAGAACATCCTCTCCAGCCGCGGTCGCACCATCCGCCCCAAGACGGTCAACCAGAAGCGCTACGTCGACGCGATCGACCGGCACACGATCGTCTTCGGCATCGGCCCGGCAGGCACCGGCAAGACCTACCTGGCGATGGCGAAGGCCGTGCAGGCCCTTCAGGCCAAGCAGGTCAACCGGATCATCCTGACCCGCCCCGCGGTCGAGGCCGGCGAGCGGCTGGGCTTCCTGCCCGGCACGCTGTACGAGAAGATCGACCCGTACCTGCGCCCGCTCTACGACGCGCTGCACGACATGCTGGACCCCGACACCATCCCCCGCCTGATGGCCGCCGGCACCATTGAGGTCGCCCCGCTGGCCTACATGCGTGGCAGAACCCTGAATGACGCGTTCATCATCCTGGACGAGGCGCAGAACACCAGCGCCGAGCAGATGAAGATGTTCCTGACCCGGCTCGGCTTCGACTCGAAGATCGTCATCACCGGCGACATCACGCAGATCGACCTGCCCGGCGGCACCAAGAGCGGGCTGCGCCAGGTACAGGACATCCTCTTCGACGTGGACGACGTGCACTTCTCCCGGCTCACCAGCACCGACGTGGTCCGCCATAAGCTGGTCGGGCGCATCGTGGACGCCTACGAGCGCTACGACAACGCCCAGGCCGAGGAAGAGTCCGCGCGCGGCCAGGACGCCGGGCGCGGGCGCGGCAGCGGTTCCGGGCCGAAGAGAAAGTAA
- a CDS encoding carbohydrate kinase family protein codes for MDDHPVLDPLGGLRAPGDPATDVYLTGTVFLDIIFTGLDRAPVRGTESWARGMGSSPGGIANMATALARLGLRTTLAAAFGDDMYGDYCWECLREGEGIDLGPSRRVPGWHSPVTVSMAYEGERTMVSHGHRAPPPEGAVPTCPPPARAAVASLGGREAGEERYDWIAGAAASGTKVFADVGWDETGRWDPADLAGLRHCAAFLPNAEEAVRYTRADGPREAAHRLAELVPLAVVTLGAQGAIAVDSATGQTAEVPALAVEALDPTGAGDVFVAGFVTGTLAQWQLADRLAFASLCAALSVQEFGGSLSAPGWMEIAGWWEQAKAFAGQAPHHREAVCRYGFLEDLLPAATRPWPLRRAVPTIGFRPAGGAAGGAVGGAVSGSVPGAVGGAPGGAPGSAARNGER; via the coding sequence ATGGACGATCATCCCGTTCTCGACCCGCTGGGAGGGCTGCGTGCGCCGGGCGACCCGGCGACGGACGTGTACCTGACGGGCACCGTCTTCCTGGACATCATCTTCACCGGGCTGGACCGCGCCCCGGTGCGAGGCACGGAGTCGTGGGCGCGCGGCATGGGCTCCAGCCCCGGCGGCATCGCGAACATGGCCACCGCGCTGGCCCGCCTCGGCCTGCGCACGACGCTCGCCGCGGCCTTCGGCGACGACATGTACGGCGACTACTGCTGGGAGTGCCTGCGGGAGGGCGAGGGCATCGACCTCGGGCCGTCCCGGCGGGTCCCCGGCTGGCACTCCCCGGTCACCGTGTCGATGGCGTACGAGGGCGAGCGGACCATGGTCAGCCACGGCCACCGCGCACCGCCCCCGGAGGGCGCCGTGCCGACCTGCCCGCCGCCGGCCCGCGCCGCGGTCGCCTCGCTCGGCGGCCGGGAGGCGGGCGAGGAGCGGTACGACTGGATCGCCGGGGCCGCCGCGTCCGGCACGAAGGTCTTCGCCGACGTCGGCTGGGACGAGACCGGCCGCTGGGACCCCGCCGACCTCGCCGGGCTGCGGCACTGCGCCGCGTTCCTGCCGAACGCCGAGGAGGCGGTCCGCTACACGCGGGCCGACGGCCCCCGCGAGGCCGCCCACCGGCTGGCCGAACTCGTACCGCTCGCCGTGGTCACCCTCGGTGCGCAGGGCGCCATCGCGGTGGACTCCGCGACCGGCCAGACCGCGGAGGTGCCCGCGCTGGCGGTGGAGGCGCTGGACCCGACCGGCGCCGGGGACGTCTTCGTGGCCGGCTTCGTCACCGGCACCCTCGCGCAGTGGCAGCTGGCCGACCGGCTGGCGTTCGCCTCGCTGTGCGCGGCGCTGTCCGTGCAGGAGTTCGGCGGGTCGCTGTCCGCGCCCGGCTGGATGGAGATCGCCGGCTGGTGGGAGCAGGCCAAGGCGTTCGCAGGTCAGGCCCCGCACCACCGCGAGGCGGTGTGCCGGTACGGCTTCCTGGAGGACCTGCTGCCGGCGGCCACCCGACCGTGGCCGCTGCGCCGAGCCGTCCCCACGATCGGCTTCCGCCCGGCGGGCGGCGCGGCCGGCGGCGCGGTCGGTGGAGCGGTCAGCGGATCAGTCCCCGGCGCGGTCGGGGGCGCGCCGGGGGGCGCACCCGGCAGCGCGGCCCGAAACGGCGAGCGCTAA
- a CDS encoding family 4 glycosyl hydrolase produces MRLTILGGGGFRVPLVFRALQGDPTVTELVLHDTDPLRLRVIAKVLAEQGAAGEAPGPRVRVETDLDAALRGTDFVFSAIRVGGTGGRVRDEQVPLAEGVLGQETVGAGGVLYGLRTVPVALHLAERVRAVAPSAWVINFTNPAGMVTEAMARVLGPRVIGICDSPVGLVRRAARAAGANPDAPGFSYDYVGLNHLGWLRGLALDGRELLPGLLADPAALGSFEEGRLFGAEWLSALGSLPNEYLHYYYFEREALAAVRSADATRGEFLHARQSEFFAAADRAGGTEAGSAGTAGGGPSAYELWERARLEREETYMAENRAATGGWQRDPHDLDGGGYDKVALALMRAIARDERTVLILNVPGGGVVSALDPDAVVEVPCEVGAFGARPLPVAAPDEHQAGLMLALKSVERAAIEAATTGSRAAALRALVRHPLVDSAAAASRILTAANW; encoded by the coding sequence GTGCGACTCACCATCCTCGGCGGGGGCGGCTTCCGGGTGCCCCTGGTGTTTCGGGCCCTGCAAGGGGACCCCACGGTCACGGAACTGGTGCTGCACGACACGGACCCGCTGCGCCTGCGGGTCATCGCGAAGGTGCTGGCCGAGCAGGGGGCGGCGGGCGAGGCTCCCGGACCGCGGGTGCGGGTCGAGACGGACCTGGACGCGGCGCTGCGCGGCACGGACTTCGTGTTCTCGGCGATCCGGGTCGGCGGCACGGGCGGCCGGGTGCGGGACGAGCAGGTCCCGCTGGCCGAGGGCGTGCTCGGCCAGGAGACCGTCGGCGCGGGCGGCGTGCTGTACGGACTGCGCACCGTCCCGGTGGCCCTGCACCTCGCCGAACGCGTCCGCGCGGTGGCCCCGTCCGCGTGGGTGATCAACTTCACCAACCCCGCGGGGATGGTGACGGAGGCGATGGCCCGGGTACTGGGCCCGCGCGTGATCGGCATCTGCGACTCGCCGGTGGGGCTGGTCCGGCGGGCCGCGCGGGCGGCGGGCGCGAACCCGGACGCGCCGGGCTTCTCGTACGACTACGTCGGCCTCAACCACCTCGGCTGGCTGCGCGGACTCGCCCTGGACGGACGGGAGTTGCTGCCGGGGTTGCTCGCGGACCCGGCGGCGCTCGGCTCGTTCGAGGAGGGGCGGCTGTTCGGCGCGGAGTGGCTGTCGGCGCTGGGGTCGCTGCCCAACGAGTACCTGCATTACTACTACTTCGAGCGGGAGGCGCTGGCGGCGGTGCGGTCGGCCGACGCGACCCGGGGGGAGTTCCTGCACGCGCGGCAGTCGGAGTTCTTCGCGGCGGCGGACCGCGCGGGCGGTACGGAGGCCGGCTCGGCGGGCACGGCCGGCGGCGGCCCGTCGGCGTACGAGCTGTGGGAGCGCGCCCGGTTGGAGCGCGAGGAGACCTACATGGCCGAGAACCGCGCGGCCACCGGCGGCTGGCAGCGCGACCCGCACGACCTGGACGGCGGCGGCTACGACAAGGTGGCGCTCGCCCTGATGCGGGCCATCGCGCGGGACGAGCGCACCGTGCTGATCCTCAACGTGCCCGGCGGTGGGGTGGTTTCGGCGCTGGACCCGGACGCGGTGGTGGAAGTGCCGTGCGAGGTCGGCGCGTTCGGGGCCCGGCCGCTGCCGGTAGCGGCGCCCGACGAGCACCAGGCCGGGCTGATGCTGGCGCTGAAGTCGGTGGAGCGGGCGGCGATCGAGGCGGCGACCACCGGTTCGCGGGCGGCGGCGCTGCGCGCGCTGGTACGGCATCCGCTGGTCGACTCCGCGGCGGCGGCGAGCCGTATCCTCACCGCGGCGAACTGGTGA
- a CDS encoding HAD family acid phosphatase — protein MPRARLSLRTRALAVTATAVTLGATFYGVGVATADNSAPRSDKQIPNLTNVVDEIKAYYGDTVDASGEHQASPTSNYAHQVAGIEAKAKSWLAQAGTAGHGHGGGKGHGKSGKPAIVLDVDDTSLLTYNYELEVGFNYTPASNQTYLDTKNMPPVFGIDTLVNWAASKGITVFWITGRPEAQRADTVRNLTAEGFKAPADTSHLYLKNAATPPSYLPCGATCTTIEYKSGTRAHIESLGYDIVGNFGDQYSDLEGGHADKSFKLPNPMYYLP, from the coding sequence ATGCCCCGTGCCCGTCTGTCCCTGCGTACCCGCGCGCTGGCCGTCACCGCCACCGCGGTGACGCTGGGCGCCACGTTCTACGGCGTCGGCGTCGCGACCGCGGACAACTCCGCACCGCGCAGCGACAAGCAGATCCCCAATCTCACCAACGTCGTCGACGAGATCAAGGCGTACTACGGCGACACCGTCGACGCTTCGGGCGAGCACCAGGCGTCCCCGACCAGCAACTACGCCCATCAGGTCGCCGGGATCGAGGCGAAGGCGAAGTCCTGGCTGGCGCAGGCGGGCACCGCCGGCCACGGCCACGGCGGCGGGAAGGGCCACGGCAAGAGCGGCAAGCCCGCGATCGTGCTCGACGTCGACGACACCAGCCTGCTGACGTACAACTACGAGCTGGAGGTGGGCTTCAACTACACCCCGGCGAGCAACCAGACGTACCTGGACACCAAGAACATGCCGCCGGTCTTCGGCATCGACACCCTCGTCAACTGGGCCGCCTCGAAGGGCATCACGGTCTTCTGGATCACCGGCCGCCCGGAGGCGCAGCGCGCCGACACGGTTCGGAACCTGACCGCGGAGGGCTTCAAGGCGCCGGCCGACACCTCGCACCTGTACCTGAAGAACGCGGCCACCCCGCCGTCGTACCTGCCGTGCGGCGCGACCTGCACGACCATCGAGTACAAGTCCGGCACGCGGGCGCACATCGAGTCGCTGGGCTACGACATCGTCGGTAACTTCGGCGACCAGTACAGCGACCTGGAGGGCGGGCACGCGGACAAGTCGTTCAAGCTGCCGAACCCGATGTACTACCTGCCGTAG
- a CDS encoding ribonuclease Z produces MSPRELVVLGTASQVPTRQRNHNGYVLRWDTEGILFDPGDGTQRQMVHAGLAAHDLTRICVTHFHGDHSLGLAGVVQRINLDRVPHPITAHYPASGQRYFERLRYATAYRETAELREWPLDEDGPIAVTGELTLSARRLSHPVEAYGYRLDEPDGRRILPERLAAHGIAGPDISRLQRDGELRGVTLDQVSEPRPGQSFAFVMDTRMCPAVPELAAGCDMLVIESTFLDQDAGIAEEYGHLTAGQAGRVAAEAGVRHLVLTHFSQRYPDPDDFGHQARAAGFAGELTVARDLMRVPVPKRRP; encoded by the coding sequence ATGTCACCCCGCGAACTCGTCGTGCTCGGCACCGCCAGCCAGGTGCCGACCCGGCAGCGCAACCACAACGGCTACGTGCTGCGCTGGGACACCGAGGGCATCCTCTTCGACCCCGGCGACGGCACCCAGCGGCAGATGGTGCACGCCGGGCTGGCCGCGCACGACCTGACCCGGATCTGCGTCACGCACTTCCACGGCGACCACAGCCTGGGCCTGGCCGGGGTGGTGCAGCGGATCAACCTGGACCGGGTGCCGCACCCGATCACCGCGCACTACCCGGCGAGCGGGCAGCGGTACTTCGAGCGGCTGCGGTACGCCACCGCGTACCGCGAGACCGCCGAGCTGCGCGAGTGGCCGCTCGACGAGGACGGCCCGATCGCGGTCACCGGCGAACTCACGCTGTCAGCACGGCGGTTGTCGCACCCGGTGGAGGCGTACGGCTACCGGCTGGACGAGCCGGACGGGCGGCGGATACTGCCGGAGCGGCTGGCCGCACACGGCATCGCGGGGCCGGACATCAGCCGGCTGCAACGCGACGGCGAGCTGCGCGGGGTGACGCTTGATCAGGTCAGCGAGCCGCGGCCGGGCCAGTCGTTCGCGTTCGTGATGGACACCCGGATGTGCCCGGCGGTGCCCGAACTCGCCGCGGGATGCGACATGTTGGTGATCGAGTCCACCTTCCTCGACCAGGACGCCGGGATCGCCGAGGAGTACGGCCATCTCACGGCGGGACAGGCGGGCCGGGTGGCCGCGGAAGCGGGTGTACGGCACCTGGTGCTCACCCACTTCTCGCAGCGCTACCCCGACCCGGACGACTTCGGGCACCAGGCCCGCGCGGCGGGCTTCGCCGGCGAACTCACCGTCGCCCGCGACCTGATGCGCGTCCCGGTGCCCAAACGCCGTCCCTGA
- a CDS encoding histidine triad nucleotide-binding protein: MAGEAQPDCLFCKIVAGDIPATVVRETETTIAFRDINPQAPTHVLVIPRVHYADAAELAAGDPAAAADVLREAGEVAARENVVGTGYRIVFNTGPGAGQTVFHAHAHVLGGRDLQRLV; encoded by the coding sequence GTGGCGGGAGAAGCGCAGCCGGACTGCCTGTTCTGCAAGATCGTGGCCGGGGACATCCCGGCGACGGTGGTGCGGGAGACGGAGACCACCATCGCGTTCCGGGACATCAACCCGCAGGCGCCCACCCATGTGCTGGTGATCCCGCGGGTGCACTACGCCGACGCGGCCGAGCTGGCCGCGGGTGACCCGGCCGCCGCCGCGGACGTGCTGCGGGAGGCCGGCGAGGTGGCCGCGCGGGAGAACGTGGTCGGGACCGGCTACCGGATCGTGTTCAACACCGGTCCGGGCGCGGGCCAGACCGTCTTCCACGCGCACGCCCACGTGCTGGGCGGCCGCGACCTCCAGCGGCTGGTCTGA